A window of Castanea sativa cultivar Marrone di Chiusa Pesio chromosome 1, ASM4071231v1 contains these coding sequences:
- the LOC142620579 gene encoding uncharacterized protein LOC142620579 translates to MGRKKKFIDKKKSATFQLIARDSSDPIYDDSPGNDRVFVRIDNNPVSLFADSGEYEDEGDSDSIFADAPEDNNDNEADDRVFGTPAAGPSRRTLPENVRKEILELGFPDDGYNYLKHLREIKNTGGGSAYYQNPKAKLEELPRDVKAYDASRVRISEGDADSNEKSIFSVASKTVGVRLQKAVDPEVAALLDDSDLSRFASDDEDLEEDFVVQANLAEEEEEEDSRLNIVEEKPENVVDKAGASGQQEVVDSLVFQNGVGHQLVKEGDEIVGDKPRAPRLLDEQFDLLERKEYGTDDDDDDDGGYVAEEDEFLAEKLKHTLGDSLIDDLELDGKYRAPADLLHDTEGPKSKELLETAADVIHRIVEYAEKYENESENEDKDMILEQESSDESEMWDCETIVSTYTNCDNHPVKIGAPITRKKKLAETVSNARGATSHVISLQGKQKLPVDFLPPSRKPAAEKVKDVASNKVEQQKRKPHGQESKEEKKDRKAALKEERREARRVKKEMKELYRSEAQRAQKVAAVACPSSIHLM, encoded by the exons ATGGGCAGGAAAAAGAAATTCATCGACAAAAAGAAATCCGCAACGTTCCAATTAATCGCCCGCGACTCGTCCGATCCCATTTACGACGACTCACCTGGTAATGACCGAGTCTTCGTCCGCATCGACAATAACCCCGTCTCCCTCTTTGCCGACTCCGGCGAGTACGAAGACGAAGGCGATTCCGATTCCATATTCGCGGATGCGCCGGAGGATAACAATGATAACGAGGCCGATGATCGGGTTTTCGGGACTCCGGCGGCGGGGCCGTCGAGGAGAACGTTGCCGGAGAACGTGAGGAAGGAGATTTTGGAGCTAGGGTTTCCGGATGACGGTTATAATTATCTGAAGCACTTGCGGGAGATTAAGAACACTGGTGGTGGTTCCGCGTATTATCAGAATCCGAAGGCGAAGCTTGAGGAGCTTCCTCGTGACGTCAAG GCATATGATGCTTCGAGAGTACGGATTTCTGAAGGGGATGCTGATTCCAATGAGAAATCGATTTTCAGTGTTGCGTCTAAGACTGTTGGTGTGAGGCTTCAGAAAGCCGTTGATCCTGAAGTTGCTGCATTGCTTGATGATAGTGATTTGTCGCGGTTTGCTTCCGATGACGAGGACTTGGAAGAGGATTTTGTTGTTCAGGCAAACCTTgcggaagaagaagaagaggaggataGTAGATTGAATATAGTTGAGGAAAAACCCGAAAATGTGGTTGATAAAGCCGGTGCTTCCGGCCAACAAGAAGTTGTGGATAGCCTTGTGTTTCAGAATGGAGTTGGACATCAGCTGGTGAAAGAAGGAGATGAAATTGTGGGTGACAAGCCACGTGCCCCTCGTCTTTTGGATGAGCAATTTGATCTA CTTGAACGTAAAGAATATGGtactgatgatgatgatgatgatgatggtggttaTGTAGCTGAAGAAGATGAGTTCCTAGCAGAGAAGCTCAAACATACTCTAGGTGACAGTTTGATTGATGACTTGGAGCTTGATGGCAAATATAGGGCTCCTGCAGATTTATTGCATGATACTGAGGGACCAAAAAGTAAAGAGCTATTAGAGACTGCTGCTGATGTGATTCATCGCATTGTGGAATATGCTGAGAAGTATGAAAACGAAAGTGAAAATGAAGACAAAGATATGATTCTTGAACAAGAAAGTAGTGATGAATCAGAAATGTGGGATTGTGAAACCATAGTTTCCACGTATACAAATTGTGATAACCACCCTGTTAAGATCGGGGCTCCAATAACTAGGAAAAAGAAGTTGGCTGAAACTGTATCCAATGCCAGGGGTGCCACAAGTCATGTAATATCCCTTCAAGGAAAACAGAAGCTTCCAGTGGATTTTCTACCTCCTAGTAGAAAACCTGCTGCAGAAAAAGTGAAGGATGTGGCTAGCAACAAAGTGGAGCAGCAGAAGAGGAAACCTCATGGTCAGGAATCAAAGGAGGAGAAGAAAGATCGGAAG GCTGCTTTAAAGGAGGAACGCCGTGAAGCAAGGCgtgtgaaaaaagaaatgaaggaGCTTTATAGGAGCGAAGCACAGCGTGCTCAGAAAGTTGCTGCTGTTGCTTGCCCATCTTCCATACATCTTAT GTAA